From Acomys russatus chromosome 25, mAcoRus1.1, whole genome shotgun sequence, a single genomic window includes:
- the LOC127208754 gene encoding olfactory receptor 10-like: MDSFNATLEKRFILVGFSDWPQLELIFFIYILIFYSLTLFGNTAIIALSRMDVRLHTPMYFFLSHLSFLDLCYTTSTVPQLLINLHGLDRTISYGGCVAQLFISLALGSTECVLLVVMAFDRYAAVCRPLHYTTIMHPFLCQTLAMASWVGGFMNSLIQSCLMMAMPLCGHQLNHFFCEMPAFLKLACEDTGGTEVKMFVARAIILVFPVALILGSYAHIARAVLKVKSMTGRRKAFGTCGSHLLVVSLFYGSAIYTYLQPKGNYSERDGKFVALFYTIVTPMLNPLIYTLRNKDVKGALWRVLGRGTD; this comes from the coding sequence ATGGACAGTTTCAATGCCACTTTAGAAAAGAGATTCATTTTGGTGGGcttctcagactggcctcaactaGAACTCATCTTCTTTATTTATATCTTGATTTTCTACTCCCTAACGCTCTTTGGCAACACTGCCATCATTGCTCTCTCCCGAATGGACGTTCGTTTACAcactcccatgtacttcttcctctcaCACCTCTCCTTCCTGGACCTCTGCTACACCACCAGCACTGTGCCCCAGCTCCTGATCAACCTTCATGGACTTGACAGGACCATCAGCTATGGTGGGTGTGTGGCCCAGCTGTTCATATCTCTTGCCCTGGGCTCCACAGAGTGTGTGCTCCTGGTGGTGATGGCCTTTGACCGCTATGCAGCTGTTTGTCGCCCACTGCACTACACGACCATCATGCACCCTTTTCTCTGCCAGACATTGGCTATGGCCTCTTGGGTAGGAGGATTCATGAACTCTCTGATTCAGTCATGCCTCATGATGGCCATGCCGCTCTGTGGACACCAACTGAACCACTTCTTCTGCGAGATGCCTGCGTTCCTCAAGTTGGCCTGTGAAGATACAGGAGGAACAGAGGTCAAGATGTTTGTGGCCAGAGCCATAATCTTGGTCTTCCCTGTGGCACTAATTCTTGGCTCCTATGCACACATTGCCAGGGCAGTGCTGAAGGTCAAGTCAATGACTGGTCGCAGAAAAGCTTTTGGGACTTGTGGGTCCCACCTCCTGGTGGTTTCCCTGTTTTATGGCTCAGCCATCTACACATACTTACAACCCAAGGGCAATTATTCTGAGAGGGATGGAAAGTTTGTTGCCCTTTTTTATACTATTGTCACCCCCATGCTCAACCCTCTGATTTATACCCTGAGGAACAAGGATGTGAAGGGGGCTCTGTGGAGGGTGCTAGGGAGAGGCACAGACTAG
- the LOC127208755 gene encoding olfactory receptor 10-like — protein MGSFNLSLEGFMLVGFSDWPQLELFFLVFISIFYSLTLCGNTTIIALTQLDLRLQTPMYFFLTHLSFLDLCFTTSTVPQLLLNLSQVDQTISYAGCVAQLFIALLLGGTECVLLVVMAFDRYAAVCRPLHYTSIMHPLLCQALAISSWVGGFLNALTQTSLLLTIPLCGHHLNHFFCDMLVLLRLACEDMEGTEANLFVAGTIILVCPVALILATYAQIAHAVLKIKSRAGQRKALGTCGSHLMVVSLFYGSAMYTYLQPVHRDSGSEEKFVALFYTIITPMMNPLIYTLRNKDVKGALLKVLGKGKD, from the coding sequence ATGGGAAGTTTCAATCTGAGCTTAGAGGGTTTCATGTTAGTAGGGTTCTCAGATTGGCCTCAGCTGGAACTATTCTTCCTCGTCTTCATCTCAATTTTCTACTCCCTAACCCTCTGTGGAAACACCACCATCATTGCTCTCACCCAACTCGACCTTCGGCTGCAAacacccatgtacttcttccttacccacctctccttcctggatCTCTGCTTCACCACCAGCACTGTGCCCCAGCTTCTTCTTAATCTTTCCCAAGTTGATCAGACTATCAGCTATGCTGGATGTGTAGCTCAGCTCTTCATAGCACTATTACTGGGTGGAACTGAATGTGTGCTCCTTGTGGTGATGGCTTTCGACCGCTATGCCGCTGTGTGCCGCCCACTACACTACACCAGCATCATGCACCCTCTTCTCTGCCAGGCATTGGCCATCTCCTCCTGGGTGGGAGGCTTCCTGAATGCTCTGACTCAGACCAGCCTCCTCCTGACCATACCTCTCTGTGGTCATCACCTGAATCACTTCTTCTGTGATATGCTTGTTCTCTTGAGGCTGGCTTGTGAGGACATGGAGGGAACAGAGGCCAACTTGTTTGTGGCCGGAACCATCATTTTGGTCTGTCCTGTAGCACTAATTCTAGCCACCTATGCACAAATTGCTCATGCGGTGCTGAAGATCAAGTCAAGAGCTGGTCAAAGAAAGGCTCTGGGGACGTGTGGGTCCCACCTTATGgtggtttctctgttttatggCTCAGCCATGTACACATATCTCCAACCTGTGCACAGGGATTCTGGGAGTGAAGAAAAGTTTGTTGCCCTCTTTTATACTATAATCACTCCGATGATGAACCCTCTGATTTATACCCTGAGGAACAAGGATGTGAAGGGGGCTCTGTTGAAGGTacttggaaaaggaaaagactag